In Aliidongia dinghuensis, the following proteins share a genomic window:
- a CDS encoding aconitase X, producing the protein MSLELSRDDEAMLAGRDGPAAAMALRIVADTARMLGARRLIDIASAHIDGCLYHGDSGTLFAERLLTDGGRVRVPTTLNVGALDLVHPGRERLDAAQAAMARRLMAAYAGLGCRESWTCAPYQAGHRPQLGQDVAWGESNAVVFCNSVLGARTNRYGDFLDICAALTGRAPRAGLHLPENRRATLLIDASGLNPALVAEDAFYPVLGSWLGQAVGDAIAAIDGLPGPLAEGPLVKGPLAEDRLKALGAAAASTGSVGLFHVVGVTPEAPTQAAAFGGLAPRETIRLDAAMLEAARRRLSTGLVPPDGRVDAVAIGSPHLSEAEIDAVIRGFAGRRTTIPFYACTGRHVLERIAGDGRQAALDAAGITVIADTCIVVTPILAARSGLLVTNSGKFAHYTPANTGWNVLYGSLTDCIESAVAGRLVRDEAIWR; encoded by the coding sequence ATGAGCCTTGAACTGAGCCGCGACGACGAGGCGATGCTGGCCGGGCGGGATGGGCCGGCTGCCGCCATGGCGCTCCGGATCGTCGCGGATACCGCCCGGATGCTGGGTGCCCGACGGTTGATCGACATCGCGTCGGCCCATATCGACGGCTGCCTCTATCACGGCGACAGCGGCACGCTGTTCGCCGAGCGCCTGCTCACCGACGGCGGCCGCGTGCGCGTGCCGACCACGCTCAACGTGGGTGCGCTCGACCTCGTCCACCCCGGGCGGGAGCGGCTTGATGCGGCCCAGGCCGCCATGGCGCGGCGGCTGATGGCGGCCTATGCCGGGCTCGGCTGCCGCGAGAGCTGGACCTGCGCGCCCTATCAGGCCGGCCACCGCCCTCAACTCGGCCAGGACGTCGCCTGGGGCGAGTCGAACGCGGTCGTGTTCTGCAATTCGGTGCTGGGTGCCCGCACCAACCGCTATGGCGACTTTCTCGACATCTGCGCGGCCTTGACCGGCCGCGCGCCGCGCGCCGGCCTGCACCTGCCGGAGAACCGGCGGGCGACGCTGCTGATCGACGCTTCCGGCCTCAATCCGGCGCTTGTCGCCGAGGATGCGTTCTACCCGGTGCTGGGCTCTTGGCTCGGCCAGGCCGTGGGCGACGCGATTGCCGCGATCGATGGTCTGCCCGGACCGCTCGCCGAGGGCCCGCTCGTCAAGGGCCCGCTCGCCGAGGATCGCTTGAAGGCTCTGGGCGCCGCCGCGGCGTCGACCGGCTCGGTCGGCCTGTTCCATGTCGTGGGCGTGACGCCCGAGGCGCCTACCCAAGCGGCCGCGTTCGGCGGCCTGGCACCGCGCGAGACGATCCGGCTTGATGCCGCCATGCTGGAGGCGGCGCGGCGGCGGCTCTCGACCGGGCTGGTGCCACCCGACGGCCGCGTTGATGCGGTCGCGATCGGCAGCCCGCACCTGTCGGAGGCCGAGATCGATGCGGTGATCCGCGGCTTCGCCGGCCGCCGTACGACGATCCCGTTCTATGCTTGCACGGGCCGACACGTGCTGGAGCGCATCGCGGGCGACGGCCGGCAGGCGGCACTTGATGCGGCCGGCATCACCGTGATCGCCGATACCTGCATCGTCGTGACGCCGATCCTCGCCGCCCGATCCGGGCTGCTCGTCACCAACTCCGGCAAGTTCGCCCATTACACGCCGGCCAATACCGGCTGGAACGTGCTCTACGGCAGCCTCACGGACTGTATCGAGAGCGCCGTCGCCGGCCGGCTGGTCCGTGACGAGGCGATCTGGCGATGA
- a CDS encoding glucan biosynthesis protein G yields MSTHPVAGLRNPARRFLTWRGLALILYGSAQSRPGFARLGKALGWLAAAILALGTPAFAQDPPAGFGLEQVTVRAKALADAPYVAPASNLPDAFSRMQFSDYQKIQPRRDRFTWAGLDTPFKLAFYHQGMQFNTPVKISEIVDGAAQEIRYAPDRFDFGDLHFDRDQTSKLGWAGFRVLYPINQPGKEDEIMSLLGASYFRVIGKGQIYGLSGRGLAIDTGLSAPEEFPVFREYWIRRPAPQDRYLTFYALLDAPHATGAYEFTLTPGADTMLGVKARVFLRSGGAPAVLGVAPLTSMFLYGPTQPLPVHNFRPGIHDSNGLALHTGTGEWIWRPLNNPSMVALSSFAMENPKGFGLLQRGREFSRYEDLKDRYDLRPSAWIEPTNDWGKGHVRLVEIPTLDETNDNIVAFWAPDTLPAPGQPLQFDYRIRFTRDEPAILEGGLSYVWQTMHATGEVYQSNLVRAYDGTLAFLVDFTGPSLGDLAPEAPVVARVSANDNVEIVGSELQPNPAIKGRRLTFRIKVKDATKASELRAALELAGRTLTETWSLQIPPSPAARPAREGQASLNLFKASE; encoded by the coding sequence TTGTCGACCCATCCTGTGGCCGGGTTGCGTAATCCGGCTCGACGCTTCCTGACCTGGCGGGGATTGGCTTTGATTTTGTACGGATCGGCTCAGTCGAGGCCGGGGTTTGCGCGCTTGGGCAAAGCTCTGGGCTGGTTGGCCGCTGCCATCCTCGCCCTGGGCACGCCTGCGTTCGCGCAGGACCCGCCGGCCGGCTTCGGGCTGGAACAGGTGACGGTCAGGGCGAAGGCGCTGGCGGACGCGCCGTATGTCGCTCCAGCCAGTAACCTGCCCGACGCCTTCAGCAGGATGCAGTTCTCCGACTATCAGAAGATACAGCCCCGGCGCGACCGGTTCACGTGGGCGGGGCTCGACACGCCCTTCAAACTGGCCTTCTACCATCAGGGGATGCAGTTCAATACGCCGGTGAAGATCAGCGAGATCGTCGACGGCGCCGCGCAGGAGATCCGCTACGCCCCGGACCGCTTCGATTTCGGCGACCTGCATTTCGACCGCGACCAGACCAGCAAGCTCGGCTGGGCCGGGTTCCGGGTGTTGTACCCGATCAACCAGCCCGGCAAAGAAGACGAGATCATGAGCCTGCTGGGTGCCAGCTATTTCCGCGTCATCGGCAAGGGCCAGATCTACGGCCTGTCGGGGCGCGGGCTGGCCATCGACACCGGCCTTTCGGCCCCTGAAGAGTTTCCCGTCTTCCGCGAGTACTGGATTCGTCGCCCCGCGCCACAGGACCGGTACCTGACCTTTTACGCCCTGCTCGATGCCCCGCACGCGACGGGCGCTTATGAGTTCACCCTGACGCCCGGCGCCGACACAATGCTCGGTGTCAAGGCCCGCGTTTTCCTGCGTTCGGGCGGGGCGCCGGCGGTGCTTGGCGTGGCACCCTTGACCAGCATGTTTCTCTACGGCCCTACCCAGCCCCTGCCGGTTCATAATTTCCGCCCCGGGATCCATGACTCCAACGGGCTGGCACTTCACACGGGCACCGGCGAATGGATCTGGCGCCCTCTCAACAACCCATCCATGGTGGCCCTCAGCAGCTTCGCGATGGAGAATCCGAAGGGCTTCGGCCTTCTCCAGCGCGGCCGGGAATTTTCGCGGTACGAGGATCTGAAGGACCGCTACGATCTGCGCCCCAGCGCCTGGATCGAGCCAACCAACGACTGGGGTAAGGGCCATGTGCGCCTCGTAGAGATTCCCACGCTCGACGAGACCAACGACAACATCGTCGCTTTCTGGGCGCCCGACACGCTTCCGGCGCCCGGCCAACCCCTGCAGTTCGACTACCGCATCCGCTTTACGAGGGACGAGCCCGCCATTCTGGAGGGCGGCCTGTCGTACGTTTGGCAGACCATGCACGCCACAGGCGAGGTCTATCAGTCCAACCTTGTCCGCGCCTACGATGGCACGCTTGCCTTCCTGGTCGATTTCACCGGCCCCTCGCTCGGCGATCTCGCACCCGAGGCTCCGGTCGTCGCGCGCGTCAGCGCCAACGACAATGTGGAAATCGTCGGATCGGAGCTTCAGCCTAACCCCGCAATCAAAGGCCGGCGCCTCACCTTTCGGATCAAGGTCAAGGATGCGACCAAGGCGTCTGAATTGCGTGCAGCGCTCGAACTGGCCGGGCGCACGCTCACCGAAACCTGGAGCCTTCAGATCCCGCCCTCGCCGGCCGCCAGGCCTGCTAGGGAAGGACAGGCCTCGCTCAATCTTTTCAAGGCCAGCGAGTAG
- the bglX gene encoding beta-glucosidase BglX has protein sequence MAAQLAITVPGQAQPPADPSADPGAKKAFIDDLISRMTVDEKVGQLRLISIGPEMPIAQLEDEIAAGRIGASFNTVVRRDNRPLQEAAVKRSRLKIPLFFAYDIVHGHRTAFPIPLGLASSFDMAAIERMARVSALEACADGVDMTFAPMVDIGHDPRWGRVSEGFGEDPYLASECARASVHGFQGSGVNRPDTIMAAVKHFALYGAVEGGRDYNTVDMSPLRMHQVYLPPYRAAIDAGAGGVMVALNSINGVPATANTWLLQDLLRKQWGFRGITISDHGAITELMKHGVARDAREAAKLAIKAGIDLSMADKVYLAELPGLVASGEITMAELDARVREVLGVKYDLGLFADPFLRMGSPADDPVDDKADNRLHRRPAREVARETIVLLGNRNRTLPLKKAGTILLTGPLAESGLDILGSWSAQAVAKLAVTLRAGIETAVEGKARVLTARGCNITDNPKVVDYLNYLNWDTPEVVQDPRAPEVMIAEAVELAAQADVVIAAVGETRGMSHESSSRVDIDLPGSQRALLKALKATGKPLVVVLMNGRPLAIDWEKDNADALLETWYTGTEGGNAIADVLFGDHNPSAKLPISFPRSVGQIPIYYNHLRIGRPLTEGKPGNYTSQYFEEQNGPLYPFGFGLSYSRFSLSSLKLSASRISYGQSLTAEATLTNEGPYEGANVVQLYISESYASVARPVKELKGFQKVTLKPGESRVVRFEIGEEQLKFVNAELREVVESGQFSVQLGLDSHEVLEQSFELAEALEHADQNQKSPG, from the coding sequence ATGGCTGCGCAGCTGGCAATAACGGTGCCGGGACAGGCCCAACCGCCAGCCGATCCATCAGCCGATCCGGGCGCCAAGAAGGCCTTCATCGACGACCTGATCTCGCGCATGACCGTCGACGAGAAGGTCGGCCAGCTGCGCCTGATCAGCATCGGCCCGGAGATGCCGATCGCCCAGCTGGAGGACGAGATCGCGGCCGGCCGCATCGGCGCATCCTTCAACACCGTCGTCCGGCGCGACAACCGGCCGCTGCAGGAGGCCGCCGTCAAGCGCAGCCGGCTCAAGATCCCGCTGTTCTTCGCCTACGACATCGTGCACGGCCATCGCACGGCCTTCCCGATCCCGCTCGGCCTCGCATCGAGCTTCGACATGGCGGCGATCGAGCGCATGGCCCGCGTCTCGGCGCTCGAGGCCTGTGCCGACGGCGTGGACATGACCTTCGCGCCCATGGTCGACATCGGCCACGACCCGCGCTGGGGCCGCGTCTCGGAAGGCTTCGGGGAAGACCCCTATCTCGCATCCGAATGCGCGCGTGCCAGCGTGCACGGCTTCCAGGGCTCCGGCGTCAACCGGCCAGACACGATCATGGCCGCCGTCAAGCATTTCGCGCTCTACGGCGCGGTCGAGGGCGGGCGCGACTACAACACGGTCGACATGAGCCCGCTGCGCATGCACCAGGTCTATCTGCCGCCCTATCGCGCCGCGATCGACGCCGGCGCGGGCGGCGTCATGGTGGCGCTCAATTCCATCAACGGCGTGCCGGCGACCGCCAACACCTGGCTGCTGCAGGACCTGCTGCGCAAGCAATGGGGCTTCCGCGGCATCACGATCAGCGACCATGGCGCCATCACCGAGCTCATGAAGCACGGCGTGGCGCGCGATGCGCGCGAGGCGGCCAAGCTCGCCATCAAGGCCGGCATCGACTTGAGCATGGCCGACAAGGTCTATCTGGCCGAGCTGCCGGGCCTCGTCGCCTCGGGCGAGATCACGATGGCCGAGCTCGATGCGCGGGTGCGCGAGGTGCTGGGCGTCAAGTACGATCTCGGCCTGTTCGCCGATCCCTTCCTGCGCATGGGCTCGCCCGCCGACGATCCGGTGGACGACAAGGCCGACAACCGCCTGCATCGCCGGCCGGCACGCGAAGTCGCCCGCGAGACCATCGTGCTGTTGGGGAACCGCAACCGGACCCTGCCGCTGAAGAAGGCCGGAACCATCCTGCTCACCGGGCCGCTCGCCGAGTCCGGGCTCGACATCCTAGGCAGCTGGTCGGCCCAGGCCGTTGCCAAGCTCGCCGTCACGCTGCGCGCAGGCATCGAGACCGCGGTCGAGGGCAAGGCGCGCGTCTTGACCGCGCGCGGCTGCAACATCACCGACAATCCCAAGGTCGTCGACTATCTCAACTATCTGAACTGGGACACGCCCGAGGTCGTGCAGGATCCGCGCGCGCCTGAGGTGATGATCGCCGAGGCCGTGGAGCTGGCGGCACAGGCCGACGTCGTGATCGCGGCCGTCGGCGAAACGCGCGGCATGTCGCACGAGTCCTCGAGCCGCGTCGACATCGACCTGCCCGGCTCGCAGCGCGCGCTGCTGAAGGCGCTCAAGGCGACCGGCAAGCCGCTGGTCGTCGTGCTGATGAACGGCAGGCCGCTGGCCATCGACTGGGAGAAAGACAACGCCGACGCGCTGCTGGAGACCTGGTATACCGGCACGGAGGGCGGCAACGCCATCGCCGACGTGCTGTTCGGCGACCATAATCCTTCAGCCAAGCTCCCGATCAGCTTCCCGCGCTCGGTCGGCCAGATCCCGATCTATTACAACCATCTGCGCATCGGGCGCCCGCTGACGGAGGGCAAGCCCGGAAACTACACCTCGCAATATTTCGAGGAGCAGAACGGGCCGCTCTATCCCTTCGGCTTCGGGCTGAGCTACAGCCGCTTTTCCCTGTCGAGCCTGAAGCTCTCGGCCTCCCGGATCTCCTATGGCCAGAGCCTGACTGCCGAGGCTACGTTGACCAACGAGGGCCCCTATGAGGGTGCCAACGTGGTGCAGCTCTACATCTCCGAAAGCTATGCCTCCGTGGCACGGCCGGTGAAGGAGCTGAAAGGCTTTCAGAAAGTGACCCTCAAGCCCGGCGAAAGCCGGGTCGTGCGCTTCGAGATCGGCGAGGAACAGCTGAAGTTCGTCAATGCCGAACTGCGCGAAGTGGTCGAGAGCGGGCAGTTCAGCGTGCAGCTCGGCCTCGATTCCCACGAAGTTTTGGAGCAGAGCTTCGAGCTTGCCGAGGCTTTGGAACACGCCGATCAAAACCAGAAGTCGCCGGGATAA
- a CDS encoding lysylphosphatidylglycerol synthase domain-containing protein yields MIRSTVLLALLIGIIAFVAVLVSNGFADILRGVAAIGWGLVVVVLIRLLALTCAGVAWGLTLGHKASRPFALYVGLRLIREAINSLLPAVQVGGDIIGGRLLAQFGVPAGLAGASILVDLLLQTATQGLFAVTGLMALWLAFGDTPVVREIGGGLILAVPAVGGFFLTQRLGLFALVDRGMGMIQRFLPGLVPERPLDLQAGLRAIYAAHGRIAGACIVHSIGWSCGILEIWLALDRMGQPVSFAEALVLESLGQAVRSAAFAVPGALGIQEGGFILLGGLFGLTPTTALSLSLVKRLPDLAIGLPGLAAWQMIEFRRIKLPPLLRRGGA; encoded by the coding sequence GTGATCCGTTCGACCGTGTTGTTGGCCCTCCTGATCGGCATCATCGCCTTCGTGGCGGTGCTGGTCTCGAACGGATTCGCCGACATCCTGCGGGGCGTTGCCGCGATCGGCTGGGGGCTGGTCGTCGTCGTGCTGATCCGCCTCCTGGCGCTCACCTGCGCCGGCGTCGCCTGGGGTCTGACGCTCGGGCATAAGGCGAGCCGCCCGTTTGCCCTCTACGTCGGCCTGCGCCTCATTCGTGAGGCGATCAATTCCCTTCTGCCCGCGGTCCAGGTCGGCGGCGATATCATTGGCGGCCGGCTGCTGGCGCAATTCGGCGTGCCGGCGGGGCTCGCCGGCGCCTCGATCCTGGTCGACCTCCTGCTGCAGACCGCGACGCAGGGCCTGTTCGCGGTGACCGGCCTCATGGCGCTGTGGCTGGCGTTCGGCGACACGCCCGTGGTGCGCGAGATCGGCGGCGGCCTGATCCTGGCGGTGCCGGCGGTCGGCGGCTTCTTTCTGACCCAGCGCCTGGGGCTGTTCGCCCTCGTCGACCGGGGCATGGGCATGATCCAGCGCTTCCTGCCCGGGCTGGTGCCGGAACGGCCGCTCGACCTGCAGGCGGGCTTGCGCGCGATCTATGCCGCCCACGGGCGGATCGCCGGGGCGTGCATCGTCCATTCCATCGGCTGGAGCTGCGGGATCCTCGAGATCTGGCTGGCGCTCGACCGCATGGGCCAGCCGGTCAGCTTCGCCGAGGCGCTGGTGCTGGAAAGCCTGGGGCAGGCCGTGCGCTCCGCCGCTTTCGCCGTGCCGGGCGCGCTTGGCATCCAGGAGGGCGGCTTCATCCTGCTGGGCGGCTTGTTCGGCCTCACGCCCACAACCGCCCTGTCGCTCTCGCTGGTGAAGCGGCTGCCCGATCTCGCGATCGGCCTGCCCGGGCTTGCCGCCTGGCAGATGATCGAGTTCCGGCGCATCAAGCTGCCGCCACTGCTGCGCCGCGGCGGCGCCTGA